The following are encoded in a window of Gramella sp. MT6 genomic DNA:
- a CDS encoding exonuclease domain-containing protein, translating to MKDVKFAITDIETTGNGIKGNRITEICVIVVQDGKVIDEYSSLVNPSQAIPLYIESLTGINDEMVSSAPQFSEIAEEIEKITKDCVFVAHNVNFDYNIVKAEFANIGRDFKRKRICTVRLTKKLIPGLFSYSLGNICTSINIPHIDRHRAKGDCDATVTLFQRCMSLDPEFETINQLLNQKTAASYLPPNFKSSDFEKLPTTTGVYFFKDKDGRPLYIGKAKNIKSRIKSHFQERSNRKYKLMQETYSIDYELTGNELLALLRESELILKYYPKYNKAQKKVSKPYTLTSYHNQKGIEQFALHKNKIAPVSWIKFYTREEAIKFLEYLCVEFELCPKYCGLQAGVKVCDHYKISTCSGVCSNEISIDEYNSRVEKAVEFIGRYEDSCLLVEKGRNKNEKSFVYLNKGRYAGFGYIDSSEELRHPEDFRNYLIPSKTSSYADRIVNRYLNTKKNLTKIPLSTMEVSEEIETETWFG from the coding sequence ATGAAAGATGTCAAGTTTGCTATTACTGATATTGAAACGACCGGCAACGGAATTAAAGGGAACAGGATCACCGAGATCTGTGTGATCGTAGTGCAGGACGGAAAAGTCATCGATGAATATTCGTCTTTGGTAAACCCCAGTCAGGCTATTCCACTTTATATAGAGAGCCTAACGGGAATTAATGACGAAATGGTGAGCAGTGCACCTCAATTTTCTGAGATCGCAGAGGAAATTGAAAAGATCACTAAAGACTGTGTCTTCGTGGCCCACAATGTGAATTTTGATTATAACATCGTTAAAGCAGAATTTGCGAATATTGGCAGGGATTTTAAGCGGAAAAGAATCTGCACGGTAAGACTTACCAAAAAACTGATCCCAGGCTTATTTTCCTATAGCCTCGGTAATATTTGCACTTCTATAAACATTCCGCACATAGACAGGCACCGGGCAAAGGGAGATTGCGATGCTACCGTAACGCTTTTTCAAAGATGCATGTCCCTGGATCCTGAATTTGAAACGATCAATCAGTTACTTAATCAAAAAACTGCTGCTTCATATTTACCGCCAAATTTCAAAAGTTCAGATTTTGAAAAACTCCCAACTACCACCGGGGTTTATTTTTTTAAAGATAAAGACGGCCGACCTCTCTACATTGGTAAAGCGAAGAATATCAAGAGCAGGATAAAATCTCATTTTCAGGAAAGGTCTAACCGAAAATATAAATTGATGCAGGAGACTTATAGCATCGATTATGAGCTAACCGGAAATGAATTGCTCGCATTGCTAAGGGAGTCTGAGCTCATCCTGAAATATTACCCAAAATACAATAAGGCTCAAAAAAAAGTAAGCAAACCTTATACACTTACTTCCTACCACAACCAGAAAGGGATCGAGCAATTTGCTTTGCATAAGAATAAGATCGCACCGGTAAGCTGGATAAAATTCTATACCCGCGAGGAAGCGATCAAATTTTTAGAATATCTGTGCGTAGAATTCGAACTTTGTCCCAAATACTGCGGATTACAGGCCGGAGTAAAGGTTTGTGATCATTACAAGATATCTACCTGCAGCGGAGTTTGTTCAAACGAAATCAGTATAGATGAATATAATAGTCGGGTTGAAAAGGCTGTAGAGTTCATTGGACGGTATGAAGATTCCTGTTTACTGGTGGAAAAAGGCCGAAACAAAAATGAAAAATCATTCGTTTACCTTAATAAAGGAAGGTATGCCGGCTTCGGGTATATAGATAGTTCTGAAGAATTGAGGCATCCGGAAGATTTCAGAAATTATTTAATTCCATCCAAAACTTCAAGTTATGCTGACCGAATC
- a CDS encoding VWA domain-containing protein — protein sequence MRLFYFLIFAICLNVQAKTITGKVTDTDNLALPGVNVIIKGTSTGTTTDMDGKYSIEAEEGDILIFSFIGFKTKKIKVEKKTEINVVMEADSSTLDEVIMVNESIAVSGYSPGLRLRGVASPQSPITANESYKEIEENTFKLVKASPLSTFSIDVDKAGYSNIRRMINNGIEIPKDAVKIEEMINYFNYDYKQPKGEHPFSIQTEYAQTPWNSDTKLVKIGIQGKKIPMANVPASNLVFLLDVSGSMNQQNKLPLLKSAFKLLTQQLREQDKVSIVVYAGAAGVVLEPTSGDQKIKIEEALGQLSAGGSTAGGEGIELAYKIASENFIKGGNNRVILATDGDFNVGLNSDNAMKDLIEEKRESGVFLTALGFGMGNYKDSKLETLAQAGNGNHAYIDSMQEAQRILGTEFGGTLYTIAKDVKIQVEFNPENVEAFRLIGYENRLLNDEDFNDDKKDAGELGSGHNVTAVYEIIPAGVKSKFLKDIDDYKYSKQVPTAKNSGELLTVKFRYKDPEGEKSKLIEEVVTTSSEKELSEDFNFISALALFGMNLRQSEYSNGKEIPLVLKLAEKGRGNDKEGYRAEFIRLVKSYGSMDHITEK from the coding sequence ATGAGATTATTTTACTTTTTAATTTTCGCAATTTGCCTCAATGTACAGGCAAAAACTATTACCGGTAAAGTTACCGATACCGACAATCTAGCCCTTCCCGGTGTAAATGTTATAATTAAGGGAACATCGACTGGAACAACTACAGATATGGATGGTAAATATTCCATAGAAGCCGAAGAAGGCGATATTCTTATTTTCAGCTTTATAGGTTTCAAAACAAAAAAAATAAAAGTAGAGAAGAAGACTGAGATAAATGTCGTTATGGAAGCAGATTCCAGCACTTTGGATGAAGTGATAATGGTAAATGAGAGTATCGCAGTCAGCGGTTATTCTCCCGGGCTTAGATTACGAGGAGTTGCGAGTCCTCAGAGCCCAATTACTGCAAATGAATCTTATAAAGAGATCGAAGAGAATACATTTAAACTGGTGAAAGCCTCTCCCCTTTCTACTTTTTCTATTGATGTTGACAAGGCTGGTTATAGCAATATTAGAAGAATGATCAACAATGGTATTGAAATCCCAAAGGATGCTGTCAAGATCGAAGAAATGATCAATTACTTTAATTACGATTATAAACAGCCAAAAGGAGAACATCCTTTTTCAATCCAGACAGAATACGCCCAAACGCCATGGAATAGTGATACAAAACTGGTAAAAATTGGCATTCAGGGAAAGAAGATCCCCATGGCAAATGTACCGGCTTCAAATCTTGTATTTCTGCTGGATGTTTCCGGATCTATGAATCAACAAAATAAATTACCGCTGTTGAAGTCTGCTTTTAAACTTCTTACTCAGCAATTGAGAGAACAGGATAAAGTTTCTATCGTTGTTTATGCAGGTGCTGCCGGTGTAGTGCTGGAACCAACATCGGGTGACCAGAAGATCAAGATCGAAGAGGCACTTGGCCAACTTTCTGCGGGAGGTTCTACTGCCGGTGGTGAGGGAATCGAACTGGCATATAAAATTGCTTCAGAAAATTTCATCAAAGGTGGAAATAACAGGGTGATTCTGGCCACCGATGGTGACTTCAATGTTGGGCTGAATAGCGATAACGCCATGAAAGATCTGATTGAAGAAAAAAGGGAATCTGGAGTGTTCTTAACTGCCCTTGGTTTCGGAATGGGAAATTATAAAGATTCCAAACTGGAAACTCTGGCCCAGGCCGGAAATGGAAATCACGCATATATCGATTCTATGCAGGAAGCACAGAGAATATTGGGAACCGAATTTGGCGGAACCCTATATACTATCGCGAAGGATGTGAAGATCCAGGTGGAATTCAATCCTGAAAATGTGGAAGCCTTTAGATTGATAGGATACGAAAACAGGCTTTTGAATGATGAAGATTTCAATGATGATAAAAAAGATGCTGGAGAATTAGGAAGCGGCCATAATGTAACTGCTGTATACGAAATAATTCCTGCCGGAGTAAAAAGCAAGTTTTTGAAAGATATTGATGATTACAAATATTCCAAACAGGTTCCTACAGCAAAGAATTCGGGAGAATTGCTAACGGTAAAATTCAGGTATAAAGATCCTGAAGGTGAAAAGAGTAAATTAATTGAAGAGGTTGTTACTACTTCTTCTGAAAAAGAACTTTCCGAAGATTTCAATTTCATTTCAGCCCTGGCCCTTTTCGGAATGAACCTAAGACAATCTGAATACTCAAATGGTAAAGAAATTCCTTTGGTACTCAAACTTGCTGAAAAAGGGAGAGGTAATGATAAGGAAGGTTACCGTGCAGAATTCATAAGACTGGTTAAAAGCTATGGTAGTATGGACCATATTACCGAAAAATAA
- a CDS encoding SGNH/GDSL hydrolase family protein, whose protein sequence is MKRFKFILILLVILSCRYSYSQESELSILFVGNSLTYTNALPKLVEKATKKQGLNIQTEMIAKPDYALIDHWNDGIVQKLISGENFDLVIIQQGPSSQDFGKEILIEYGKKFKKLCKENSAELAYFMVWPSRQYYHTFDGVIENHREAAKINNALLFPVGEVWKKHFEATNNFDYYGPDQFHPSEKGSQAAAEIIAQELKKWNPN, encoded by the coding sequence ATGAAGCGGTTTAAATTCATCTTGATATTACTGGTCATTTTATCCTGTAGATATTCTTATTCTCAGGAATCTGAGCTCAGTATTTTATTTGTCGGAAACAGTTTGACCTATACCAACGCTCTTCCGAAACTGGTTGAAAAGGCTACCAAAAAACAAGGCTTGAACATTCAGACTGAAATGATCGCTAAGCCAGATTATGCCTTAATAGATCACTGGAATGATGGTATAGTTCAAAAGTTGATTTCCGGGGAAAATTTTGATCTTGTAATAATTCAACAAGGACCTTCCTCACAGGACTTTGGGAAGGAGATTCTCATAGAATATGGTAAAAAATTTAAAAAGCTATGTAAGGAGAATAGTGCTGAGCTGGCATATTTCATGGTCTGGCCATCGCGACAATACTACCATACATTTGATGGAGTGATTGAAAATCACAGGGAAGCAGCGAAAATTAATAATGCTCTTTTATTCCCTGTTGGGGAAGTCTGGAAAAAGCATTTTGAAGCAACTAATAATTTTGATTATTACGGGCCAGATCAATTTCATCCTTCGGAAAAAGGAAGCCAGGCTGCCGCGGAAATTATTGCACAAGAATTGAAAAAATGGAATCCTAATTAG
- a CDS encoding NAD-dependent epimerase/dehydratase family protein, giving the protein MNMIDKTKPVLVTGATGYVAGWLVKRLLEDGLTVHAAVRDPEKEHKVHHLNGIAENSPGTIKFFKSDLMDEGSYAEAMEGCELVFHTASPFTSDFDDAQKELIEPAVKGTDNVLSQANKTPGVKRVVLTSSCAAIYTDAKDVHDAPNNVLTEDIWNTTASLDYQPYSYSKTLAEKKAWEINKDQNEWDLVTINPSLVMGPPLNPKATTSESFSLLKQLGDGTFKMGAPKIGIGLVDVRDVAEAHFKAGFTPSAKGRYITSAHNTNFVELGEALEPKYGDNYPVPTKALPKWLLLLIGPYVNKSLSRKFIRNNVNIEWKADNSKIKNDLDIEFKPMQKTMEDSFQVLIDNDIL; this is encoded by the coding sequence ATGAACATGATAGATAAGACAAAACCGGTACTGGTTACGGGAGCAACAGGATATGTCGCCGGCTGGCTGGTAAAGAGATTGCTTGAAGACGGTTTAACCGTTCATGCGGCCGTTCGTGATCCAGAAAAAGAACATAAGGTGCATCACTTGAATGGAATTGCTGAAAATTCTCCGGGAACTATTAAATTCTTCAAATCAGATCTTATGGATGAAGGCTCCTACGCGGAAGCTATGGAAGGTTGCGAACTGGTATTCCATACTGCTTCTCCTTTTACTTCAGATTTTGATGATGCACAGAAAGAATTGATAGAACCGGCTGTAAAAGGAACCGATAACGTTTTAAGCCAGGCCAATAAAACTCCTGGCGTTAAAAGAGTTGTTTTAACCAGCAGCTGTGCGGCAATATATACCGATGCTAAAGACGTTCATGATGCGCCCAACAATGTTCTTACAGAAGATATCTGGAACACCACGGCTTCTCTGGATTACCAGCCTTACTCCTACTCTAAAACGCTGGCAGAGAAAAAAGCCTGGGAGATCAATAAAGATCAAAATGAATGGGATCTGGTAACCATTAATCCATCTTTAGTAATGGGGCCACCCTTAAATCCGAAGGCTACAACTTCCGAAAGTTTCAGCTTATTGAAACAGCTTGGAGATGGCACCTTTAAAATGGGCGCACCAAAGATTGGAATCGGGCTGGTAGATGTTCGCGATGTTGCAGAAGCACATTTTAAGGCCGGGTTCACCCCTTCGGCGAAAGGAAGATATATTACCTCAGCGCATAACACTAATTTTGTTGAATTGGGTGAAGCCCTGGAGCCAAAATATGGTGATAACTATCCTGTACCAACCAAAGCATTACCAAAATGGTTGTTGCTTTTAATTGGTCCTTATGTAAATAAAAGTCTGTCCAGAAAATTCATTCGGAATAATGTTAATATCGAATGGAAGGCAGATAATTCCAAGATCAAAAATGATCTGGACATAGAATTCAAACCTATGCAAAAGACGATGGAAGATTCTTTTCAGGTGCTTATAGATAATGATATTCTTTAA